A window of the Henckelia pumila isolate YLH828 chromosome 3, ASM3356847v2, whole genome shotgun sequence genome harbors these coding sequences:
- the LOC140893042 gene encoding uncharacterized protein isoform X1 — translation MNSDESKTRKRPMVRNDSPATIMCTVVAIDHTNLCYRVCSACDKTLPDTSAACRYCSFSSSFNPLASASKRLFRVLVSIATDTKVFVVVMFDRAARVLFGCSADEFFEFAKTHPHAAMTAGRVLEGEMLTVTLSNPNNGNAQHQRVVSVVPLRTGFQPAIETMRELYHVRGVP, via the exons ATGAACTCCGATGAATCCAAAACGAGGAAAAGGCCAATGGTGAGAAATGATTCGCCAGCAACGATAATGTGTACTGTGGTGGCGATCGACCACACCAATTTATGCTACCGAGTTTGCTCCGCCTGTGACAAGACTCTCCCCGATACCTCCGCTGCTTGCAGATACTGCAGTTTTAGCAGCAGTTTCAACCCACTTGCGTCTGCTTCCAAGCGCCTCTTTCGTGTTCTT GTATCTATTGCTACGGATACGAAGGTTTTTGTGGTGGTAATGTTTGACAGGGCTGCAAGAGTGTTGTTTGGTTGCTCGGCAGACGAATTCTTTGAATTTGCCAAGACTCATCCTCATGCTG CAATGACTGCTGGCAGGGTTCTGGAGGGAGAGATGCTAACTGTAACATTATCAAACCCGAACAATGGAAATGCCCAGCATCAGCGAGTGGTGTCAGTTGTGCCCTTAAGGACTGGTTTTCAACCAGCTATTGAGACAATGAGGGAATTGTACCATGTAAGAGGTGTTCCTTGA
- the LOC140893042 gene encoding uncharacterized protein isoform X2: MYKVLSFIGLFAVLSKVSIATDTKVFVVVMFDRAARVLFGCSADEFFEFAKTHPHAAMTAGRVLEGEMLTVTLSNPNNGNAQHQRVVSVVPLRTGFQPAIETMRELYHVRGVP; this comes from the exons ATGTACAAAGTTCTGTCTTTTATTGGATTGTTTGCTGTTTTATCAAAG GTATCTATTGCTACGGATACGAAGGTTTTTGTGGTGGTAATGTTTGACAGGGCTGCAAGAGTGTTGTTTGGTTGCTCGGCAGACGAATTCTTTGAATTTGCCAAGACTCATCCTCATGCTG CAATGACTGCTGGCAGGGTTCTGGAGGGAGAGATGCTAACTGTAACATTATCAAACCCGAACAATGGAAATGCCCAGCATCAGCGAGTGGTGTCAGTTGTGCCCTTAAGGACTGGTTTTCAACCAGCTATTGAGACAATGAGGGAATTGTACCATGTAAGAGGTGTTCCTTGA